One genomic segment of [Phormidium] sp. ETS-05 includes these proteins:
- the bchH gene encoding magnesium chelatase subunit H produces MKRIVLIAGFETFNADLYRQAAKVVNSRCPELELQVFTDQDIATNPTRVETALTGADVFFASLLFDYEQVMWLRAKVQQIPIRLVFESALELMALTQLGKFAIGDKPKGMPKPIQFILSKFSSGREEDKLAGYISFLKTGPKLLKFIPIGKVQDLRNWLIIYGYWNAGGSDNVAAMCWHLAEKYLGLQVGDIPPPIETPNMGLLHPEFDGYFTSPRDYWQWYQTHHPATANKPIIGILLYRKHVISKQRYISQLIRHFEAAGLIPLPIFINGVEGHVAVRDWMTTPDEQNHRQQGKIDTPSLSPEAIPVDSIVSTIGFPLVGGPAGSMEGGRRVEVAQRILTAKNVPYIVAAPLLIQDIHSWTRQGIGGLQSVVLYALPELDGAIDTIPLGGLVGEDIYLIPDRVKRLTGRIKNWLQLRQTPPSQRRVAIILYGFPPGYGATGTAALLDVPRSLLKLLQSMQAQGYNVGELPADGEQIIRQVKTADEIVSLSMAKSNQSGLPGASTPVKTLKKWLGYLLTNRIEKQWGELHKTGIKTYGDDLHIGGVWFGNVWVGVQPPLGINGDPMRLMFERDLTPHPQYAAFYKWLQNEFQPHAVVHFGMHGTVEWLPGSPLGNTGYSWSDILLGDLPNLYIYAANNPSESILAKRRGYGVLISHNVPPYGRAGLYKELIALRDLIAEYREDPQKNAALREGICQKIVDTGLDADCHFDDARKLGIEFTPANARMFSKEALNQYFIKIYDYLQVVEQRLFSSGLHVLGSSPTAEVLKSYLDAYFDREFPLEVVESIANRNGNGELVQKAVNNIVGERGEEVLQVADLLRQTPDEITNLLRGLNGEYIPPAPGGDLLRDGPGALPTGRNIHALDPYRMPSPAAYLRGQEIARKIIAEHLQETGKYPETVAVLLWGLDAIKTKGESLGILLELVGAEPLKEGTGRIVRYELKPLEAVGHPRIDVLANLSGIFRDSFGNIIELLDDLFARSASADEPVEQNFIRKHALELQAKGVENATARLFSNPAGDFGSLVNDRVVDGSWESGNDLADTWQSRNAFSFGRKDKGTARPEVLSQLLQTSDRIVQEIDSVEYGLTDIQEYYANTGALKRAAEKRSGKKVTANFVESFSKDTTPRKLEDLLRLEYRTKLLNPKWAEAMASQGSGGAYEISQRMTALIGWGGTVDFQESWVYDQAAETYAFDPEMAAKLRANNPEAFRNIVGRMLEANGRGFWHPDKDKLEQLRALYDMIDEDIEGVI; encoded by the coding sequence ATGAAACGCATCGTCTTAATAGCTGGATTTGAAACCTTCAACGCCGACTTATACCGCCAAGCCGCTAAGGTGGTAAATTCCCGGTGTCCCGAATTAGAATTGCAGGTGTTTACCGACCAAGATATCGCCACCAACCCCACCCGGGTAGAAACTGCCCTCACTGGTGCGGATGTCTTTTTCGCTAGTTTACTATTCGACTATGAACAAGTGATGTGGTTGCGCGCCAAAGTGCAACAAATCCCCATCCGTCTCGTGTTTGAGTCCGCCTTAGAACTAATGGCCCTCACCCAATTGGGGAAATTTGCCATTGGCGACAAACCCAAAGGAATGCCTAAACCCATCCAGTTCATCCTCAGCAAATTTTCCAGCGGACGGGAAGAAGACAAACTCGCCGGATATATCAGCTTTCTCAAAACCGGACCAAAACTTCTCAAATTTATCCCGATCGGCAAAGTCCAAGACCTGCGCAACTGGCTGATAATTTACGGCTACTGGAACGCCGGAGGTAGCGACAACGTAGCCGCCATGTGTTGGCATCTCGCCGAAAAATACTTAGGGCTACAAGTCGGCGACATCCCACCACCCATAGAAACCCCCAACATGGGATTACTCCATCCCGAATTTGACGGCTATTTTACCTCACCGCGAGACTACTGGCAATGGTATCAAACCCATCACCCCGCCACCGCCAATAAACCAATTATTGGCATTCTCCTGTACCGCAAACACGTCATCAGCAAACAACGCTACATAAGTCAACTAATTCGCCACTTTGAAGCCGCCGGGTTAATTCCCCTCCCCATCTTCATCAACGGCGTCGAGGGACACGTAGCCGTCCGGGATTGGATGACCACCCCAGACGAACAAAACCACCGCCAACAGGGGAAAATAGACACCCCATCTTTATCCCCAGAAGCCATACCAGTTGACTCCATTGTTTCCACCATTGGTTTTCCCTTAGTGGGCGGTCCCGCCGGGTCAATGGAAGGCGGAAGAAGAGTAGAAGTTGCCCAACGCATTCTCACCGCCAAAAACGTCCCTTATATCGTTGCTGCACCTTTATTAATCCAAGATATTCACTCCTGGACACGCCAAGGAATCGGCGGTTTACAAAGCGTAGTTTTATACGCTCTTCCCGAACTAGATGGCGCGATCGATACCATCCCCCTGGGCGGTTTAGTGGGAGAAGATATCTACTTAATCCCCGACCGAGTAAAACGCCTTACGGGAAGGATAAAAAATTGGCTACAACTGCGCCAAACTCCCCCATCTCAACGCCGGGTAGCTATCATTTTATATGGCTTTCCCCCCGGATATGGTGCCACGGGTACAGCCGCTTTATTAGACGTGCCCCGCAGTTTATTAAAATTATTGCAATCCATGCAAGCCCAGGGGTATAATGTGGGAGAATTGCCAGCAGACGGTGAACAAATCATCCGCCAAGTCAAAACCGCTGATGAGATTGTTTCCCTCTCAATGGCCAAAAGCAATCAAAGCGGCTTACCGGGAGCTAGCACACCGGTAAAAACCCTGAAAAAATGGCTGGGATACCTGCTCACCAACCGGATAGAAAAACAATGGGGCGAACTCCATAAAACCGGAATTAAAACCTACGGCGATGATTTACACATTGGCGGCGTTTGGTTTGGTAATGTGTGGGTGGGAGTGCAACCGCCATTAGGCATTAACGGCGACCCCATGCGATTGATGTTTGAGCGGGATCTGACCCCCCATCCCCAATATGCGGCTTTCTACAAATGGCTGCAAAATGAATTTCAACCCCACGCGGTGGTTCACTTCGGAATGCACGGGACAGTAGAATGGTTGCCCGGTTCGCCTTTGGGCAATACCGGCTATTCTTGGTCAGATATCTTGCTGGGAGATTTGCCCAATCTCTACATTTATGCTGCCAATAACCCCTCAGAATCGATTTTAGCTAAACGGCGGGGTTACGGGGTGCTGATTTCTCACAATGTACCACCTTATGGACGGGCGGGTTTATATAAGGAACTGATAGCATTGCGAGATTTAATTGCCGAATATCGAGAAGACCCCCAGAAAAATGCGGCTCTGCGGGAGGGAATTTGCCAAAAAATTGTCGATACTGGTTTAGATGCAGATTGCCATTTTGACGACGCGAGAAAGCTGGGGATTGAATTTACACCAGCAAATGCACGGATGTTCAGCAAGGAAGCGCTGAATCAGTATTTTATCAAAATTTACGATTATTTGCAAGTGGTGGAACAGCGCTTGTTTTCTTCTGGGTTGCACGTTTTGGGTTCATCACCCACTGCAGAGGTGTTAAAGTCGTATTTGGATGCTTATTTTGACCGGGAGTTTCCCCTGGAGGTGGTGGAGAGTATCGCCAACCGCAACGGCAATGGGGAACTGGTGCAAAAAGCGGTGAATAATATCGTGGGTGAACGCGGGGAGGAAGTGCTACAAGTGGCAGATTTGCTCAGGCAAACTCCTGATGAAATTACTAATTTGCTGCGGGGTTTGAATGGGGAATATATCCCCCCTGCACCGGGAGGCGATTTGCTGCGGGATGGTCCTGGCGCTTTGCCCACGGGGCGGAATATTCACGCTTTAGACCCTTATCGGATGCCGTCACCGGCGGCGTATCTGCGGGGGCAAGAAATTGCCCGGAAAATTATCGCGGAACACTTGCAGGAAACGGGCAAATATCCCGAAACCGTGGCGGTGTTGCTGTGGGGTTTGGATGCGATTAAAACGAAGGGGGAATCTCTGGGAATTCTGCTAGAATTGGTGGGGGCGGAACCTCTGAAAGAGGGGACGGGGCGCATTGTCCGCTATGAGTTGAAGCCTTTAGAGGCGGTGGGACATCCGCGCATTGATGTGCTGGCGAATTTGTCGGGGATTTTCCGGGATAGTTTTGGCAATATTATTGAGTTGTTGGATGATTTGTTTGCCCGATCGGCTTCTGCGGATGAACCGGTGGAGCAAAATTTTATCCGCAAGCATGCTTTGGAGCTGCAGGCTAAGGGTGTGGAAAATGCTACAGCGCGGTTGTTTTCTAACCCAGCGGGGGATTTTGGTTCTTTGGTGAACGATCGCGTAGTCGATGGTAGCTGGGAGTCGGGGAATGATTTGGCGGATACCTGGCAAAGTCGCAATGCTTTTAGTTTTGGACGGAAGGATAAAGGTACAGCGCGTCCCGAGGTGTTATCGCAACTGTTGCAAACGAGCGATCGCATCGTCCAAGAAATCGACTCCGTAGAATACGGACTCACCGACATCCAAGAATATTATGCCAACACCGGCGCCCTCAAACGCGCCGCCGAAAAACGCAGCGGCAAAAAAGTCACCGCCAACTTTGTAGAAAGTTTCTCCAAAGACACCACCCCGCGCAAACTAGAAGACCTCCTGCGCCTAGAATACCGCACCAAATTACTCAACCCCAAATGGGCCGAAGCAATGGCATCCCAAGGCTCCGGCGGTGCCTATGAAATATCCCAACGCATGACCGCATTAATAGGTTGGGGAGGTACAGTAGATTTCCAAGAATCATGGGTATATGACCAAGCCGCCGAAACCTACGCTTTCGACCCAGAAATGGCCGCCAAACTCCGCGCCAACAACCCCGAAGCCTTCCGCAATATTGTGGGACGGATGCTCGAAGCCAACGGACGCGGTTTCTGGCACCCCGACAAAGACAAATTAGAGCAATTACGGGCTCTTTATGATATGATAGATGAAGACATCGAAGGGGTCATTTGA
- a CDS encoding carotenoid oxygenase family protein: MPIKDSSTLISQPNPTTYSISDWRQGYQSLYDEHDYWIDDIEGQIPAELNGTFFRNGPGLLDIHGYPIDHPFDGDGMIVKVSFANGRAHFRNRHIRTAGFVAEQKAGKPLYRGVFGTQKPGGFLANIFDTKIKNIANTNVIYWGDKLLAMWEAAAPHRLDPQTLETIGLDYLDGLLKPGDAWSAHPRIDPHCAMDGGEPCLVNFSVKIGPSTKITISEFNPQGQVVRKHTHSLPGFAFLHDMAITPNYCIFFQNPVSYNPLPFLLGFRSAAQCLQFNPKQPTKIILIPRNGQDPAQILEAEKCFVFHHANAWEAGDEIFIDSVAYNSFPSPETDVDFRETDFDKGIPGELWRFRVNLTTKQTEHQVIDKRCVEFPSLHPEMVGRPYRYLYIGAAAKPTGNAPLQAVVKFDLVTEKQQIWSAAPRGFLGEPLFLPRPGGTAEDDGWLLVLVYDAAQHRSDVVILDAADLNREPLARLHLKHHIPYGLHGSFTGEWFSPSL; the protein is encoded by the coding sequence ATGCCAATCAAAGACAGCTCAACCCTAATTAGCCAACCAAATCCAACCACCTACAGCATCAGTGATTGGCGACAAGGCTATCAATCCCTATATGACGAACATGATTACTGGATTGACGACATTGAGGGCCAAATCCCAGCCGAACTCAACGGCACATTTTTCCGCAACGGCCCCGGTTTACTAGACATCCACGGCTACCCCATAGATCACCCCTTTGATGGCGATGGCATGATTGTCAAAGTATCATTTGCTAATGGGCGCGCCCACTTCCGCAATCGCCATATCCGCACCGCCGGATTTGTCGCCGAGCAAAAAGCCGGTAAACCCCTATATCGTGGCGTCTTTGGCACCCAGAAACCGGGCGGTTTCCTTGCCAATATCTTTGACACCAAAATCAAAAACATCGCCAATACTAATGTTATTTATTGGGGCGATAAACTGCTAGCCATGTGGGAAGCCGCCGCACCCCATCGCCTCGACCCACAGACCCTAGAGACGATCGGACTTGACTACTTAGACGGCTTATTAAAGCCGGGAGATGCTTGGTCAGCCCATCCACGCATTGACCCTCACTGCGCAATGGATGGCGGTGAGCCCTGTTTGGTGAATTTTTCCGTAAAAATCGGTCCATCCACCAAAATCACCATTTCCGAATTCAACCCCCAGGGGCAAGTAGTGCGAAAGCATACTCATTCGCTGCCCGGTTTTGCCTTCCTGCATGATATGGCAATTACCCCCAATTACTGCATCTTCTTCCAAAACCCTGTCAGCTACAACCCCCTGCCATTCTTGTTAGGATTCCGTAGTGCAGCCCAATGTTTGCAGTTTAACCCCAAACAGCCAACCAAAATTATCCTAATTCCCCGCAATGGCCAAGACCCAGCGCAGATTTTGGAAGCAGAGAAATGCTTTGTCTTTCACCACGCTAACGCTTGGGAAGCAGGAGACGAAATCTTTATCGATTCCGTGGCTTATAATTCGTTCCCCTCGCCGGAAACGGATGTGGATTTTCGGGAGACAGATTTCGATAAGGGTATCCCTGGCGAGCTATGGCGGTTTCGGGTAAATTTGACCACAAAACAGACCGAGCATCAGGTCATAGACAAACGCTGTGTCGAGTTTCCCAGCCTCCATCCAGAAATGGTGGGGCGTCCTTACCGGTATCTGTACATCGGAGCAGCGGCAAAACCCACGGGTAATGCCCCCCTACAAGCGGTGGTGAAGTTTGATTTAGTCACAGAAAAACAGCAAATTTGGAGTGCTGCACCTCGTGGTTTCCTTGGGGAACCCTTGTTCTTACCTCGTCCTGGGGGTACTGCAGAAGATGATGGCTGGCTGTTGGTTTTGGTGTATGATGCTGCCCAGCACCGCTCTGATGTGGTAATTTTGGATGCAGCGGACTTAAACCGGGAACCATTGGCTCGTCTGCACCTGAAACATCACATTCCCTACGGACTCCACGGTAGTTTTACTGGGGAGTGGTTTAGTCCGAGTCTCTAA
- a CDS encoding glycosyltransferase family 2 protein: MTNPSIYRSCDMKFTIVITTYNRLSVLKRAIDSALAQTVNCEVVVVDDCSRDGTEEYVRSLGDKVVYHRNSRNLGHAETVNAGVNLAKGDWIKPLDDDDYLAPNCIEEISRAVESRPQAVICSCQAAQVDTKEVELRRTRKVGPGNAFYIPQEDIHYGMLLELLPFGTPAQVAFRRDAFLKSSGWDSSLDTNCDDIDSWVKIAQFGDAIFINHCLAYRTIWPDSYNQKFSLEKRLTTNIYIKEKIYPLVNQKHRAKIPDLGTIRDYVKLHWGIVAFKQGRIINGLELAFPALFSPDAWKLLLGARVSKKVADYDELDYHVIY, translated from the coding sequence ATGACAAATCCATCCATCTATCGGAGCTGTGATATGAAATTTACCATAGTCATCACTACGTACAATCGCTTATCAGTGCTAAAGCGAGCAATTGATTCGGCTCTGGCGCAAACGGTAAATTGTGAGGTGGTGGTAGTAGATGACTGCTCTCGGGATGGAACCGAGGAATATGTGCGCAGTTTGGGTGACAAAGTGGTTTACCACCGCAACTCCCGCAACTTGGGTCATGCGGAAACGGTGAATGCAGGGGTAAATTTGGCCAAGGGGGATTGGATCAAACCCCTGGATGATGATGATTATCTGGCACCAAATTGTATTGAGGAGATATCGCGAGCCGTAGAATCACGTCCTCAAGCGGTTATTTGTTCTTGCCAAGCGGCTCAAGTGGATACGAAAGAAGTCGAACTGCGCCGCACTCGCAAAGTCGGTCCTGGTAATGCTTTTTATATTCCTCAAGAAGATATTCACTATGGGATGCTGCTGGAGTTGTTGCCCTTTGGTACTCCGGCGCAAGTGGCATTCCGCCGCGATGCTTTCTTAAAATCCAGCGGTTGGGATTCTAGTTTGGATACTAACTGTGATGATATTGATTCTTGGGTAAAAATTGCCCAGTTTGGTGATGCGATTTTTATCAATCATTGTCTAGCTTACCGCACGATTTGGCCTGATTCTTATAATCAAAAGTTTTCCCTGGAAAAGCGGTTAACTACAAATATTTATATTAAAGAAAAGATTTATCCTCTGGTCAATCAAAAGCACCGGGCTAAAATTCCCGATTTAGGGACGATTCGGGATTATGTGAAGCTGCATTGGGGGATTGTGGCATTCAAGCAGGGGAGAATCATCAATGGTTTAGAATTGGCTTTTCCAGCTTTGTTCTCTCCCGATGCTTGGAAATTGCTGCTGGGGGCGCGGGTATCCAAGAAAGTCGCTGATTACGATGAGTTGGATTATCACGTGATTTATTGA